The Methanofollis sp. UBA420 genome contains a region encoding:
- a CDS encoding DUF6884 domain-containing protein produces MGYDYRIISAKYGLLSPEDKIATYEKVLRTKVDADKIRPSVEEKLKPILKDCNTILVIAGAQYRDVLSHIVDERFVFLKAEGIGDMMHKVSIAIPNENRTIDEFPSN; encoded by the coding sequence ATGGGATATGATTACAGAATTATCTCTGCAAAATATGGTTTACTGTCCCCGGAAGATAAAATAGCGACATACGAGAAAGTATTGAGAACGAAGGTTGATGCTGACAAAATTCGTCCCTCAGTAGAAGAGAAGCTCAAACCCATCCTGAAAGACTGTAATACAATACTTGTTATTGCAGGGGCGCAGTATCGTGATGTTCTCAGTCATATTGTAGATGAAAGATTTGTCTTTTTAAAGGCAGAAGGAATCGGAGATATGATGCATAAAGTATCGATCGCTATTCCGAATGAAAACAGAACGATTGATGAGTTCCCGTCGAATTGA